One Paramisgurnus dabryanus chromosome 10, PD_genome_1.1, whole genome shotgun sequence genomic region harbors:
- the LOC135718320 gene encoding uncharacterized protein, which yields MSETHQGSKTRQITVTQAVASRSIASAERIKPYLCTCLLEAVYQKEKEHLKTLVAKKPVAVIFDETPDVEGRCVLNILIAPLEKDVSERILAYLADTVFLEECNHSTVSKAVVKCLHEYNIDNDDVVVFNTDNAAYMKKAYKAALQSLFPNSIHVTCLAHIMNLIGSAFRRPFDQLNAFMLCFSQMFYQAGSRKRRYLQYLTKKLPTGKKATMSPNPCATRWNSWFTAVQYHSEHFGLYKEFIEMEVDTCGRSTPQSVERLHEMLHDPDMAQSLQVEICIMSEKCKRVIQLLDIFQSRRPVTTKVFDYLEDLHMHILANAQLQYEAYAQYFEGLDLTLAIKNHILNKVEQAYNNAEDKLKKYMSDGQPAIHFLNEVRVFDPRHTAFMDESVVSYKYIPGFSAVPTEEFDAYFTHLGPTALRASASGVVDLDVFWDGLQERLLILSVLAKRYKDVIVNSADAERSNSIYKLVLSSRRRSMSNNNLKALVFLYHNQRLTSGAFEMQEDFEEDMEDIED from the exons ATGTCAGAAACGCACCAAGGCTCTAAGACAAGACAAATCACGGTGACACAGGCAGTGGCATCCCGATCAATTGCAAGCGCTGAGAGGATTAAG ccctatctgtgcacgtgcctgctGGAAGCAGTATACCAGAAAGAAAAAGAGCACCTTAAAACACTTGTAGCTAAAAAGCCTGTTGCTGTGATTTTTGACGAAACTCCAGACGTAGAGGGCAGATGTGTTCTAAACATCCTAATTGCTCCGCTGGAGAAGGATGTTTCGGAGAGAATATTGGCATACCTTGCAGACACAGTGTTTCTTGAGGAGTGTAACCATTCCACAGTGTCTAAGGCGGTTGTCAAGTGTCTACACGAATACAACATAGACAACGATGATGTTGTGGTGTTCAACACTGACAACGCGGCCTATATGAAAAAGGCCTACAAAGCTGCGTTGCAATCCTTATTCCCAAACTCAATTCATGTGACATGCTTGGCTCATATAATGAACCTGATAGGTAGTGCCTTCCGGAGACCTTTTGACCAACTGAATGCATTCATGCTGTGTTTCTCACAAATGTTCTACCAAGCTGGCTCCCGGAAAAGAAGATATCTTCAATACCTGACAAAAAAACTACCAACAGGAAAGAAAGCTACGATGTCTCCAAATCCATGTGCTACGCGCTGGAACTCGTGGTTCACTGCAGTCCAGTACCATTCAGAACATTTCGGACTCTACAAGGAGTTTATTGAGATGGAAGTGGAT ACTTGTGGCAGAAGCACGCCTCAGAGTGTGGAGAGACTCCATGAAATGCTACATGATCCAGATATGGCTCAAAGTCTGCAGGTTGAGATATGCATCATGTCAGAGAAGTGCAAAAGAGTAATTCAACTTCTGGACATCTTCCAGAGTAGACGTCCCGTAACCACCAAGGTTTTTGACTACCTTGAGGATCTGCACATGCACATTTTGGCAAATGCACAACTACAGTATGAAGCATATGCCCAGTACTTTGAGGGACTTGACCTGACTTTAGCTATAAAGAACCACATCCTTAACAAAGTGGAACAGGCTTACAACAATGCAGAGGACAAACTCAAAAAGTACATGTCAGATGGACAACCCGCCATTCATTTTCTGAATGAAGTCAGGGTCTTTGATCCTCGTCACACTGCATTTATGGATGAGAGTGTGGTCAGCTACAAATACATTCCAGGCTTCAGTGCTGTTCCTACAGAAGAATTTGATGCCTACTTCACCCATCTAGGTCCAACTGCACTCAGAGCTTCAGCAAGTGGAGTGGTGGATTTAGATGTTTTCTGGGATGGGTTGCAGGAAAGGCTGCTCATACTGAGTGTCCTGGCCAAACGATACAAAGATGTCATCGTGAACTCTGCAGATGCTGAACGCAGCAACAGTATATATAAGCTGGTTTTGTCCAGCCGAAGGAGATCCATGTCAAACAACAACCTCAAAGCCTTGGTCTTCTTATACCACAACCAAAGACTTACCAGTGGAGCTTTTGAAATGCAGGAAGATTTTGAGGAGGACATGGAGGATATTGAGGATTAG